A genomic window from Mesorhizobium sp. 131-2-1 includes:
- a CDS encoding aldo/keto reductase family oxidoreductase: MSSIDKSGTFKLGEHSVRRLGYGAMQLAGKGVFGPPKDHDAAIAVLREAVASGVNHIDTSDFYGPHVTNMLIREALAPYPDDLVIVTKIGARRGSDASWLPAFSPEELIQAVHDNLRNLGLDVLDVVNLRLMFDVFGPAEGSIEAPLSALAELQRRGLVRHIGLSNATRAQIEQGRRICKIACVQNQYNLAHRDDDALIDQLAREGTAYVPFFPLGGFSPLQSSALSDVASRLGATPMQVALAWLLRRAPNILLIPGTSSVGHLRENLATAELELPQDALDELDGIAKAA, translated from the coding sequence ATGTCCAGCATCGACAAATCCGGCACCTTCAAACTCGGCGAGCACTCGGTCCGCCGCCTCGGCTACGGCGCCATGCAGCTTGCGGGCAAGGGCGTATTCGGCCCGCCGAAAGACCATGACGCGGCAATCGCCGTGCTGCGCGAAGCGGTGGCGAGCGGCGTGAACCACATAGACACCAGCGACTTCTATGGCCCGCATGTCACCAACATGCTGATCCGCGAGGCGCTTGCTCCCTACCCTGATGACCTCGTCATCGTCACCAAGATCGGCGCCCGCCGTGGCAGCGATGCCTCCTGGCTGCCGGCCTTTTCGCCTGAAGAACTCATTCAGGCGGTCCATGACAATCTCCGCAATCTCGGACTGGACGTGCTCGATGTCGTCAACCTGCGGCTGATGTTCGACGTGTTTGGCCCGGCCGAAGGTTCGATCGAGGCGCCGCTCAGCGCACTCGCCGAATTGCAGCGGAGGGGTCTCGTGCGCCATATCGGCCTCAGCAACGCCACCCGCGCGCAGATCGAGCAGGGCCGCCGGATCTGCAAGATCGCCTGCGTGCAGAACCAGTACAATCTGGCGCACCGGGACGACGACGCGCTGATCGACCAACTGGCGAGAGAAGGCACCGCCTACGTGCCGTTCTTCCCGCTCGGCGGCTTCAGCCCGTTGCAGTCCTCGGCCCTGTCGGATGTCGCATCACGACTTGGCGCGACGCCGATGCAGGTCGCGCTCGCCTGGCTGCTCCGTCGCGCGCCGAATATCCTGCTGATCCCTGGCACATCGTCGGTCGGGCACCTGCGGGAAAACCTTGCGACCGCCGAGCTCGAACTGCCGCAGGATGCACTCGATGAGCTGGACGGCATCGCCAAGGCGGCGTGA
- a CDS encoding glycerophosphodiester phosphodiesterase family protein has protein sequence MRVILRSLLLCAALAASTLQALAGETRARQILDRFEHANQWRDHVMVAAHRAGGMQSGKTLYPENSLAAVEASIALGAEIVEVDIRRSKDGEFVVMHDSWLDRTTNCKGEVVDYTVAELKKCRLVLEGTGAVTNEPVSTLREMLLATRDRILINLDNKLDVAALAGMIAVARDLGMADQVIVKENLWNQERIDTVKAAIDAIGGGFQFMPIIADDAVRDAAFAEKVGRVFSPGAIELINWRAGAETLTETGGPLFSSRMRASAVRGGWHIWADTYAIVNKPGGFLSGGRGDELAVAASLPRETWGFWAERGATIIQTDEPKAAIGWLAANGFRVPYADETRPAEPAHTASIN, from the coding sequence ATGCGGGTGATTTTGCGAAGCCTTCTGCTCTGCGCTGCATTGGCGGCCTCGACCTTACAGGCCTTGGCCGGCGAAACGCGGGCCAGGCAGATCCTCGACCGTTTCGAACATGCCAACCAGTGGCGCGACCATGTGATGGTGGCCGCGCATCGCGCCGGCGGCATGCAGTCCGGCAAGACGCTCTATCCGGAAAACTCGCTCGCCGCTGTCGAAGCCTCGATCGCGCTCGGCGCCGAGATCGTCGAGGTCGACATCCGCCGCTCGAAGGATGGCGAGTTCGTCGTCATGCATGACAGCTGGCTCGACCGCACCACGAACTGCAAGGGCGAGGTGGTCGACTACACGGTCGCCGAACTGAAGAAGTGCAGGCTGGTCCTCGAAGGCACCGGCGCCGTCACCAACGAGCCGGTGTCGACGCTGCGCGAGATGCTCCTGGCGACCAGGGACCGGATCCTGATCAATCTGGACAACAAGCTGGATGTGGCTGCCCTGGCCGGCATGATCGCGGTCGCCCGCGATCTCGGCATGGCCGATCAGGTCATAGTCAAGGAGAACCTCTGGAACCAGGAGCGCATCGACACCGTCAAAGCGGCAATCGACGCCATCGGCGGCGGCTTCCAGTTCATGCCGATCATCGCCGACGACGCCGTGCGCGACGCCGCCTTCGCCGAGAAGGTCGGCCGGGTCTTTTCGCCTGGCGCGATCGAACTGATCAATTGGCGGGCCGGAGCCGAGACCTTGACCGAGACGGGCGGGCCGCTGTTCAGCAGCCGCATGCGGGCTTCTGCCGTACGCGGCGGCTGGCACATCTGGGCCGACACCTACGCCATCGTCAACAAGCCGGGCGGCTTCCTGTCCGGCGGCCGCGGCGACGAGCTGGCTGTCGCCGCCAGCCTGCCGCGCGAAACCTGGGGCTTCTGGGCCGAACGCGGCGCCACCATCATCCAGACCGACGAGCCGAAGGCGGCGATCGGCTGGCTGGCCGCCAACGGTTTTCGCGTCCCCTATGCGGATGAGACGCGGCCGGCCGAGCCGGCGCATACGGCAAGCATCAACTGA